In Sulfitobacter sp. LCG007, the sequence CGGGTTGGCGACCTCCCAAAGCGGCACGAGAGGGTGGTGGTGGCGGCAGCAGAGATTGACCGACCGCAACAGCCAGTCGCCCCGCATCGCCATCAATCGCTCCGGATGGCCGGGCGTCGCCTGGGCATCCTCTTGCAGGCACAACGGGCAACCCCGAATGACCGGGTTGCGCAGGGCGCGCGATACAAAGGCTTCACCTCTGAAAGCCATCCTGACGTCGCCGGCAGGCACGCCGGTCCAGGACGCAAGTTCATCGCGTATCGCAGGTTCCAGCCCCGCCGCTTCGGCCAGACAATCAAGGGCAGCGGTCTCCAGGTCCAGAAAGCGGCGAATCTGATGGCCGACATCGATGGAAAAGTCGCTCATCTTCGCTGCATTCATCGCGGCGAAACGCGAAAGGAAGGACAGGACCGTTTCGCGCGGAGCCGGGAGTGGACGGAGAGGCAGGGGGAAAGGCATCGAAGTCCCTATCGGTCTTTTCCTGCGGAAGATGGGACTGATGTGATCCCCGAAAACGCCCCCGTTCCAGCTTAGAGTTTTCCGGGCGGAATCTTTGGCTGGGAGAGGAGTGGAAACGCATGAAGGCATCGAAGTTCACGGACGCGCAGAAGGCGTTCATCATCAAGCAGGCGGAGGATGGCACGCCTGTCGTGGAGGTCTGCCGCAAAGTGGGGATCAGCACGGCGACCTTCTTCAATTGGAGGAAGAAATACGCCGGATTGATGCCGTCCGAGATGAAGCGGCTGCGGGAGCTCGAGCAGGAGAACGCGCGGCTGAAGAAGATCGTCGCCGATCTCGCGCTGGACAAGGAGATGTTGCAGGATGTCATCAAGCGAAAGCTTTGAGGCCTGCCCGGAAGAGGACGCTGGTCGACGAGATGCGGGCGGATTGGCAGGTGTCGATCCGCCGCGCCTGCGAGGTGATCCGGTTCGATCCAAGGGCCTATCGCTACAAGTCTCGCCGACCTGGACAGGCCGCTTTGGAACAGCGGATCCGAGAGATTTGCCAGACCCGTGTCCGCTTCGGTTACAGGCGGGTGCATGTGCTGTTGCGCCGCGAGGGTTGGGAGATCAACGTGAAGAAGACCTATCGCATTTACAAGGAGTTGGGCATGCAATTGCGGAACAAGACGCCGAAGCGGCGGGTAAAGGCCAAGCTCCGCGACGACCGGAAGGAGGCTGTCGGGCCCAACGATATCCGGGCGATGGACTTCGTCCACGATCAGCTCGCGACGGGGCGCAAGCTTCGCGTGCTCACGGTGGTGGACACCTTCTCGCGCTACGTGCCGGTGCTCGACGCACGCTTCACCTACCGCGGCGAAGACGTCGTCGCGACCCTCGAGCGGGTGTGCAAACGCAGCGGTTATCCAGCCACAATCCGCGTCGATCAGGGCAGCGAGTTCATCTCGAAGGACATGGACATATGGGCCTATGCCAAGGGTGTGACGCTGGACTTCTCGCGCCCCGGAAAACCCACGGACAACGCCTTCATCGAGGCGTTCAACGGGCGCTTCCGGGCGGAATGCCTGAACAGCCACTGGTTCATGAGCCTTGAAGATGCCGCCGAAAAGCTGGAGGCCTGGCGTAGAGACTACAACGAAGAAAGACCGCACGGGGCCATCGGGAACAAGGTCCCGGCAGACCTGATCAAATCAGCTCACGACACCAGCCCGTGAGCCTGATGCAAGCCCGGAAACTCTAAGGACGGCCGAGGGCGCGTCGGGTAGCACATCAGCCTGATTGGCCGAACCAAGGGCGGCATGAACACCAAGTTGCACGCCATCTGCGACAGTCAGGGACGCCCGCTGAACCTGTTCGTAACCGCAGGACAGGTCAGCGACTACATCGGCGCACGGGCGTTGTTGAGTAGCCTGCCAAAAGTCGACTGGCTGCTCGGAGATCGCGGATACGATGCCGATTGGTTCCGAGAAGCGCTGCAAGACAAAGGGATACGCGCTTGCATCCCTGGTCGGAAGCAGCGCAAGAAGACGGTAAAGTACGACAAGCGCCGATACAAACGCCGCAACCGGATCGAGATAATATTCGGCAGGCTCAAGGATTGGCGACGCGTGGCAACCCGCTACGACCGGTGTCCAATGGTCTTCCTGTCTGCCATCGCCCTCGCGGCACTCGTCATCTATTGGCTATGAGTCCTGACCCTAAGGCCAAGCGCAATCCATGCGCAAAGCTCTGAGTGTCCGAGATGCCGTGGTACGCAGAATTGGAACTGCCGAAGT encodes:
- a CDS encoding TniQ family protein — translated: MPSCVSTPLPAKDSARKTLSWNGGVFGDHISPIFRRKRPIGTSMPFPLPLRPLPAPRETVLSFLSRFAAMNAAKMSDFSIDVGHQIRRFLDLETAALDCLAEAAGLEPAIRDELASWTGVPAGDVRMAFRGEAFVSRALRNPVIRGCPLCLQEDAQATPGHPERLMAMRGDWLLRSVNLCCRHHHPLVPLWEVANPGNRAIDRSWF
- a CDS encoding IS3 family transposase (programmed frameshift) — its product is MKASKFTDAQKAFIIKQAEDGTPVVEVCRKVGISTATFFNWRKKYAGLMPSEMKRLRELEQENARLKKIVADLALDKEMLQDVIKRKPLRPARKRTLVDEMRADWQVSIRRACEVIRFDPRAYRYKSRRPGQAALEQRIREICQTRVRFGYRRVHVLLRREGWEINVKKTYRIYKELGMQLRNKTPKRRVKAKLRDDRKEAVGPNDIRAMDFVHDQLATGRKLRVLTVVDTFSRYVPVLDARFTYRGEDVVATLERVCKRSGYPATIRVDQGSEFISKDMDIWAYAKGVTLDFSRPGKPTDNAFIEAFNGRFRAECLNSHWFMSLEDAAEKLEAWRRDYNEERPHGAIGNKVPADLIKSAHDTSP